From the genome of Pseudanabaena sp. PCC 7367:
AACAATATTACCCACTAGATCATATTCTGTTTGAGTTATGCCGCCAGTTGAATCAGTGGTTAACGTCCTACGACCAAGATCGTCATAGTCACGTTTAATCTTGTTACCGTTACTTTCAGTCTCAATCAATTGCCCTGCTGCATCATATACAAATGACGTAGTTGTAATTGAATCCGTTCTAAACGCCATTCTGCCCTGGTTATCATAAAGGTATGCAACCTCATTCCCATTGGCGTCAGTTCTGCTACTCACATTATCATCAGAGTCATATTCAATGATTTCAAATTCTCCATTTGGATAGTTAGTCCGAATTAATCGATTTCGATTATCATATCGGTATTCAGTAATATTTCCCAACGGGTCAATCTCTTCCGTTCTATTACCAAATGAGTCGTATTCGATAATTGTTATAGGAGAAGCTTGCACACCATCGCCATCTGGATCAGGTTCAGTTATACTAATTAACCGATCCATTTCATCATATCCATTAACTGTTGTTCTTCCTAATGGATCTGTCATGGTTATCTCATTACCATGTTCATCGTAGGTATAAGTGGTAATTGGAGAGTTAAGTGGACCTTCTCCATCTGGATCTGATTCTGTGATTTTGATCAGACGATTTAAATCATCATAATCATACCTAGTGATATTTCCATTTTCGTCTTTTACCTCAGTCTGATTGCCGGCTGCATCATACTTAAATTCCTGGGATGCCTCATCTGAAGTACCTTTGGCGTAGGTTATTCTAGTTAAATTTCCAAAGCTATCATAATCATTATCTGTCACCCTCCCAAGTTGATCCGTCATAGTATCAATTTGACCTGCTGGAGTATACGTGTAGGTAGTGATCACATCATCGCTACCTCCTACAGCGCCAGCTACACGTGTCTCTGAAAGCAAATTTCCATTATTAGGATCTATTTCCAGTAACGTTTGTCTACCTAACTCATCGGTAGTACTAGTGATTTGATTAAATTCGGGGTCATATGTAATGGTTTGTTGGCCTGCAATAACATTTGGATCGCCAAATAAAGGATTAATACCATTAGTGAGGATAACAGAAACATTATTATTATCTAAGCCATCTATATCTGGATCATCGTCAAGATTAAGAGCAGCAATATCCAGTATATTGTCACCATTTAAATTGCCCAATAGCACTTTAGATTCACCATAAAAATCAGAGGGTAAATCAATTGCGGCATCAAAAGTGCCATTACCTTGCCCCAATAAAACTGCTACAGTGCTTTCAAAGCTTCTAGCTGCAACAATATCTGAAATGCCATCTTGATCGATATCCCCAACTTGTAATTGGGATAATTGAGAACCAAAATTAAAGGAAGAGATATTTACAAAGCCACCTTCACCATCACCTAGAAGAATAGCGATCGAGTTGCTACCTGATGGAGTCGCCAGGTCTAGGTTATTGTCTCCATTGAAGTCACCTACTTCAATATTCGCACCATCATCTAAATCGATGCCGCCGGTAGGTATAGATATAGGACTGTTAAAGCTACCATTACTATCATTAATTGAAACAAAGATACTTGTTCCACCAAAAGAGTTAGCAATGCTAACGAGGTCAGAGAAGCCATCATTATTTAAATCTGCTAGCGCTGATTTGCTTACATCGCCATTAGTGCCCACGCCAGTGGGAGCAGAAAAGCTACCATCTCCTTGATTTAGAGCAAAAGCAACATTAGTAATGAGAGTATCTGTGACTGCTGCTACTTCCGCAACAATATCAAGATCGCCATCTAAATCTAAATCAGTAACATTAACTGGGGAAGTGCCGATAGCAGTACCATTATTGAACAACACACTGCTTGACGGATTGCTGGAAAAGTTGCCATTACCGTCCCCGAAATACAGATCCAGTTCTGAAGTATCACCTACGATTAAATCAAGGTGGTTGTCACCATTGAGATCACCTATGGGTAATTCATTATTAAAGAAGACATTGCTGCTTACAGGAATATCAACCCTATTTGTAAAGCCTCCGCTAACATCACCAAATATCAGATTTATGAACTGGTCATTAAATGTGCTAGTAGTGACTAGATCAGAAATACCATCCTCGTTAAGATCTCCTAAACCAATCGCATTTGGGAAGTCTCCCACACCGTAACTATTAGCATTACCAAATGAAACCCTTGGCCCTGGGGTATCAACAATGCCAGTAATATTGCCATTACTATCATATTGATATGCGGTAATGTTACCTCTGGCATCAACTCGCTCAGAGACAAGGTTAGTAGCTTCATCTCTCTGTTCAGATGGCATAAAACCTTGCTGATCGCTTGCAGACACAATTTGCCCTCTCCTATCAAGGGTAATTAAACTCTGCTGACCATTCGCATCAGTGTAAACTGCCTTAATTTCATCTGTAGGCTTCGCTGTTGGGGCATTTAAAGCGTCTGTTGTTTGAGTTGGATTCGCTAGAACACTTGATTGAAAAGGTTCTACTTCTATTCTTTCGTTATCTTTAGTGATTGCATAATCAGCTCTGCCAGCGAAGTCATAGTAAGTCTTCTCAATATTATTCCGTTTATCGGTTTCTGAAGTTATATGATGTCTATCATCATAGCTAAAAGTACGTGTTGTATTGTCAGGATCAGTAATTGTAGCTAAGTTACCATCGGCATCATAGCCAAGAGTTGTAATTCGATTAGACGAATCGATGATGGAAGACACCTTGTTATTCGCGTTGTAGGTAAAAGTGGTTTCCAGACCAACTGGGTCGATCATTTTCTCTAAGAAACCCAACCCGTTATACACATAAGTAGTTGCATTACCATTACGATCCACCATACTGGCAAGCATATTGTCGAAGTTGAATGTATAAACGGTTTGGTCTTTCATCGTACGCTGGAAGGTGCCATCGGTTAGTTGCACGAGCGTTGAGAAGTCGCCTGCAGGAGAGATATATGGATCACCTGGAGTTGTAGGTGCTTCAAACAATAGCTCACCACTTGCACCATCTATCAGCAGCACAGAGCCATCGTCATTAATAACCAACTCTTGCAAACCTGCCATTCCCCACCCACTACCAAATGGGCTGTTAATAGAGTTGATGCTAATTAAATTGCCTGTTTGGGTTAATGTAGTGCCGCTATAGTTATTGGCAATAGGATCAAACCATATAAGTCCAGTATCCATTTCAAATTCATATCGACCAGATGAAAGGGTACTTAAGTCTGCTTGCAAACCAGCGGTTAAACTACCAGACTGAAAGTCCCAAAAATGTTGACCTGCGCTCAATCCAAAATCTCCAGCAGCAGAGCCTGGCACCTGATATTCAAAATCATCCTGCTTAATAGTTAAATCCGCTACTAAGCGTTGAAATTGGCTACTACCACGAGTAGCATCTTCAAAGGTGAAATTGACAATTGGCCTTGGGTCAGCACGTCCTGAATCGTAAACCAAGGAAACCCCTCTCGTTTCTCCAAGGGATTGGTAGGTTACAAGCTCATGCCTTTCTATTACAGCTCCAGAATACAGACGCACTTCGGATGTGTAAGGTTGACTTTCCTTGGAACAATCATCACCTCCTCCACAATCGGCTTCATCATCCTGCGCGTATGCAAATAAAGGAGGATCTCCAGCTCCTCCAAGGGTAGGAGCCCAAAAATGCCAGCTACTATTGCGAATGCCCCCCTCGGTAGTGGTGATAACGCTACCACCAGAGCCTTCATCACCAGGTGCAACAACCCCAACCCCCACATTGTCAAATTCGCCAGTGATTGGGTTGATCGACCATAGAGTCATCTCCAACCCCTCATCATAGCCAGCCCGATTAGGTAGGGTAAGAGGTGCAGGAGTAGTAAATTCCATTTCACCTGGCTGGATCGTTACCACCACGTCTGGGATTAAATTTTCAGGCAGTGCCGCAGGTGTTAATTCGCGTGGTACCTCAGTGATACTAAGATCGCCATCAAAAGGATTCCCCTCTTGATCTACAATTGAATCTGCAGCGACAAATACTGATGCTCCAGGTATATTGCTTGTAGTTACATCGGTACCAGAACCAGGAATAATAGGAACTGCATTGGCGGTATCCAGCACTGGTAGATAGAGCGGCCGATCGATTATATTATTAAAACCAATGTAGGGATCATGTTCTAAAACAAGCTCTAGTTTCTCTGCAATGAAGGGATATTCATCACCACTGCCATCATCAAAATCCTGCCCCAATACCCGTAATGTATCACTGGGTAATGGTCCACTCACTTCGATCGTAAATTCACCATTGCTGTCAGTAATTGTTTGAATACCACCAAGCTCAATTGGTAAACCGGCTAAAGCATCTTCATCGGTATTGAGAATCGTGCCAGAAATACGAGTAGTAGTGATCGGGTCTGCAACTACATTGAGTGTATAAACTTGAGTGAATTCCTGTCCATTCTGGTCAACACCCACCGCTGTGAATTGATAAGTCCCAATCTGATCTGGAGTGGGATTAAAGATAAGCGTGCCATCCCCTTCCAACTCACCGGTAGGCAAGCCATCCGCATCCCGCAAGCTGAAGCTAACCGCAGTAGTGAGAATATCGCTCAGCTCCACCTCTACGCTAGCCCCCGGCAACACCGTCAAGGTATCACCCTGAATCGCATCATTCGCCGCGATCGTCACCGTACTGGCATCAATACTGCCTAACTCTACCCCAGCAGGCAGAGTACCAAAGCCGAGAATGACCGTTTCATCGGGCTCAGGAATATCATCTGGGTTAATTGTGACCGTGACATTCTGAGTTAGATCTACGCCAGTGGCCCCAGCCGTGAAAGTGATTGAACTATCCGAGATCGTAAAGTCATCAGTTGCACCAGCGATCGCCGTGCCATCAACCGTAATCGGCACTGTAACATCAGCCGTTGGTGTATCACTGAGCGTAATTGGAATCACTACATCCGTAGCCGTTGCCTCTTCTGTTGCACTAAAGGAAGCAGCATCAAACGAGATTAATGGCGTATTATCCAGACGCGTGAAAGACTCAGTGATTGTAGTTTCATTCCCCGCCACATCGATCGCTTTAATATCAAACTGATTAGCCCCCAATGCTAAAGCGACATTAGGGATTGAGAAGAGGCCACTGAAATCAGCGACTGCTGTTTGCCCCGTCTGGACAATCTCAATCTGACTATTCGGCTCACTCTGACCAGTGAGCGTCACCAAGTCTAAAGTGGTCTGCTCATCCCCGACTGGCTCCGTATCAAATGCTGGGTCTAAATCGATCGTCGGTACTGCTGGGGCAGTCGTATCAAGAGTAAAGTTAATATCAAAGCTATCCGAGACATTACCAAACTCATCAGTGGCCTGGAGATGCAACACATACACACCATCCGCTAAAGGCCCACCATTGATCTGCTCCAGCACCGCAGAAGAAAGGTTAAAACTGCCATCAGCCTGCAACTCAGTAAGAATATCAACATAGTTAGCCACTGGCGTATCATTCAAGCCAGCTACGAACCCAGTTATATTATTGGCATCAGTGACTGTGCCAGTAATCGCTGGATCAGAAGTAATCCCATCACCATTCGTACCACCGATCGCCGTATCGTTTGCTAGTTGCCCCGTAATTACTGGCGCATCAGGATCGATGACAAGTCTAGTAATAGTGCGATTGAACGTAGTTTCATTGCCAGCAATATCGATGGCTCTAATGTCAAAAGAATTACTACCCAGATTCAATGCCACATTGGTAAATGTAAATTCACCAATGCCATTAGCAGTAGCTGTTTGCCCAGTTTGAATTAGCTCTACACTACTGCCTGCTTCAGTTTGACCTTCTAAGGTAACCAGGTCGAAGGTAGTCTCTTGATCACCAACTGGCGCACTATCGGTAGCAGCCGAAAGATCCACAGTAACTGTGGGTAACGTGGTGTCGAGCGTAAAGTTAATCGCAAAGCTGTTAGAAACATTGCCAAACTCATCTGTAGCTTCCAGATTCAGTACATAAGTACCATCAGCTAAAGCTCCACCATTGATTTGTGCCAATCTAGCTGTTGATAAGGTAAAACTACCATCACTTTGTAGTTCGCTAAGGATATCAACATAGTTAGCAACTGGTGTACCGTTAAATCCAGCCCTGAAACTAGTTACATCACTGTCATCGGTAATGGTGCCAGTGATCGCAGGATCTGAAGTGATGCCATCACTGTTTGTGCCACTAATGGCTGTATCATTCACCAAATCACCGGTAATCACAGGAGCATCAACATCTGGCGCGATCGCAGTTACATTCGCACCAGCATTAAACCTAATATTTCCCTTCGCCGCAATACCACCAATCAATTCGAAGTTAGTATTGAAACTGATATCAAAGCCACTAAGGAATTCACCTCTGATATCAGCACTCCCATTAAAATTAATTACACCCTGAGCAATTACCTTAATAAAGTCTGTTTCATTCGTCGTTGTTGTTGCACCATCGAAATGAATCCCATTTGGGCTGCCAGTTGCGATCAAACTTTGACCACCAAACCTGGCACCAGTATCCATGAAAACTATTCCAGAAGGCAGGAATGCACTATCAGTAGCCTGCACACTTGCCAAATCAATCGAGCCATTATTAGTGACGATCGCCACATTGTTGAGAGTATGGCCACTGCCGATAAAATTAACTGCGCCATTATTGACCGTAATTACGGTATTCTCGATCGTCACTCCAGCCGGAATATTCAGCTCACTGGCTACTTCCACGACCGTAGGATTGCTAGCTGTGCCACCAGCAGGGAAGTTATTGTTCCAAGCACTAGCATTGGGAACTGGGTTTTGAATCGGATTGAATACAATTGGTGTGGTACCAGGAGCAATCCGAGTATCTAATTCTTGATCTCTAGTATCAGCATAGGCAGGAATATCTATGACTTGCTCAGCAAAAACAGTAGGCGGAATCAAGCCACTGTAGTTATTATTAGTAGCAGATGGGAATATTTGCGTAGGCCCAGGCCCAATAACCACCGCATTGGGCACCAAAACTTCCTTGCCCTGGCTATCTAGAATCGGATTACCCTGTGCATCTCTCTCTACTGGCAGAATTGGTGTAGGAGTGAATCTAAAGCCTCGATCTGCATAGATAAAAGCATCATCACTAGGGTCAAGTGGATCGCCATCCAAATCACCACCAAGACTGATAATGAGAGTTCCTTCCGCCAAGATTGAGAATTGCGTACCAGCGATCGCTGCCGTTGGCGAAGGTACTGCACCAATGAGTGGATCACTATCTGAACTAATAGCAACCGAATCGCTACCAGAGTTAAAGACCGTCGATGATGGATTTAAAGCTTGAGTAGAGAGAGTCCATTCCCCTTCACTAAATATGCCAATTACTGTTTCAGCGCCACTGCCATCTGATTGAAGTGATATAGATGGCGGATCGGTGATACTACGACTGGCGATCGCTGATGAATCCAGAGGATTATCAAAGATTGGATCTAAAGATTCTCCATAGCCAAGCAATGAAGACGTGCTTGCTTGCAGCCCTTCGGTATTGATATTCATGATATTCCTACTCATATGATTCCCAGATCGAACTAAACCGAGACCCTCTCTTAACTCCCAAACAGGAGCCAAAAGCCTCGATTCGTTCTTCATCAAGTAGGTAGGATTCAGCTTCTAAACAGAAACCAGAATCCTAACTCCTCTTTAGGAAAAATATCACCTGCAGGGCAATCATCTGCTAAATCACTGCTATTTATAATATTTTGTAATAATTAGATGGATTTTAATCAAAGCTTAACTTGGGTATTTGTGTACTTTTGTGTTTAATATTTGCGGTTTTATTATTTAGCTACAAATTTATTCTTATCAGTTCTATTTAATTAAAGTAGTCTCTTGCTGAATCAATGAAGAGCAGAGCATGAAATGGCTTTAGCCTAATATATGCAGATTATATAAATCAATCTAACAAGTATCGTACTGGAAATATAGTCAGCTTCATTCAATATTTTGGTGTATAAACAACCCTAAGCTGATTGAAATAGCAGGCTTACCCTGTTTAATTTCTATGTATTTACATGATCTAGCTGTATTGAGCTATGACTCATTACCACTTAACTTTTGTATACTTATTTAGCGATCGCTGGGGCGAGGGGATTCTAACCCACATTTCCGTTTCCTGTCGAGTTAGATGGTTAACATGCCAGCAATCTACTTTAAAATTTGCTCCTACTAACACTGCACAAATACGGGATGGAAAGCAGAAAAATAGCACCCCCTACCCCAGCTTTTTAACCCAGTTAATGATGCTGTTATGACTCACGCCAGTAAGTCGTTCGATCGCTCGAAAACCCATACCCTTAGCATAAAGATGCAGACATTGCTGCTTCACTTCCTCGGTATAACCCTTGGGTGAATACGAATCGATGAATTGGCGATCGCAATCCTGACAATGATAATTTTGCTTACCACGGCGACGACCATTATGGAGTACATGCTGTGAATGGCAGTATTTGCATTCTATGCCTGCGATCACCCTGATGATGCTTTTACCGATCGCTTCTGCTAAATCAACTGGCACCGCATTACCAATCTGCCTGTATCTAGAATACGTTGAACCAGTAAAAACAAAACTATCAGGAAACCCCTGGATTCTGGCATACTCCCTGACCGTCAAAGGTCTGGTGTGATCAGGATGGCATCGCTCCGTTTGTTTTTGAGCAGGCGAGCAAAGCAGCGTCAGTGATGGTTCATGCCAAGCCAAGCGCCGGGCCATACCTCTCTTACCACCCTCAGTATCAAAGCTCTTACCCATATACTGCTTCTGGAGCTCAACAGGTAAAGCTTGCCAGCAGCCACCAGGTGGCACCAAATCGAGCACCCTGGCCTTCTCGCTTGAGTATTGCACTCCATCACTGGTTGGGCAATCCTGCAAAGCATCCCTCAATACTGGTTTATATGCATATTTGGTAGGATACTTAAGCTTGATCCGCCAGCCCTTCCTGGTAGCTAAGATGATTAAGCGTTGCCGGTTTTGAGCCACACCATAATCATTAGCATTCAAGATCTGCCATTGGGTTCTATATCGGAGTGAATGGAGCCTGCCTAAAATAGCCTTCAATACCTTGCCACTGTTGATCGTGGATAGGTGCTTCACATTTTCGATTAAGACCATCTTGGGTTGCACTTGCTCAATTGTGTTGAGAGTTTCATAGACAAGTTGCCCTCGACGATCATCGAGCCCCCTTTGATTACCAGCATAGCTAAAGGATTGGCATGGTGGGCCAGCAGAGAGAAGATCGATCTGTTCCCTGAATTGAGCAAAGTACCCTTCCCGATTCAGCTTAATGATATCGGCTTCAACGATCGTGGCTGGGTCGAAATTGGCTCTGAGGGTTTGGGCAGCTTGGCGATCGAGCTCAACCAAGCAAGCATGGTTAAAGCCAGAGCGCTTTAAACCCAGTGCCATACCACCACAACCAGCAAACAAGTCTATACAGTTATACAAATTCCCGACTTTCTAAAACTGGCAACTGATTAGCGTAATTGAAAAGATATGCTCGCTTCAGCTAAATTGACAAAACGCTGAAATATACCACCCCAAAGAAGCACAGCCAGAGTAAAAATGCCAACAGCGATCTTCTCTTTAATATCACCAGTCGTAAAGGCATTTAAGGTATATTTGCGCTTCCAGGGATAGAGCAAAGGTACACCAGGCGGTGTCAATAAATCTCCCAGAATATGCGATAGATAGCCAATGCATAATGGTGTGATCACCCAATACCATTGGCTGTATCTTGGATCGCTCAAAAAATAGATCAAAGCCCCAGTGACGATCGCCACCGCCAACAAACTATGCGTAAACTCACGATGCCCAAATATGGCTGACAGCGGAACGCTGATAAATGGTAATTTGCGGCCCAAAGCACTTCGGGGATGATCTATATCTGGCAACAACCCAGCGAATAAAGCCACCAGGCTATCAAGAATAAAAACTGGCCTTCCGATCGCCAAGCTAAACAGCCAATAGCAACTTAATGCAAACGGCATATGCGAGGTGGCCATCATAGTTTGCTGACTCTGTTTTCTTGAACGATACTGGTTACTTTTCATTAAAAAAAGCACGTTATTGGTACTGTTAGTACCGAAAGTAAGCAGAAAATAAAGAAACTGCTAGCTCAGCACAAGCCTAAAACGATAACGAACATTAGATCAACAAGTTAATTATTGGCTCTGGCCAGTTGCTCCACAAAGGCTTGATGTTCAGGAGTAGCTATTCCTTGCTGTAATACCTCTAACACTTTGGCCATATTCCCACTCAACAGAGCATGTTTATCCAACCATAGACCAGGAAATACCTCAGAGCAGATAATCCCCTCTGGGTTAGCTGGCATCTGCTCATACTTGCTATCTATCAGGTAAAACCAATCAAAGGTATTGGTATAGACCTGCCAAACTAAATACTCTTGCACTTGATTACGGCGATAAGCTTCTAACTTGCCATGTAAATCGATCGAAGCACTACTAGCAGCAACTTCGACAATTAATTCTGAAGCCCCTTCAACATAATCATTCTCACTGATCGCTGACTGACCATTCTGTTCAAACAACAGCAATCCATCTGGCTGCAGCACATTACAGAGATCTAAGCACACCGTAGTATTGTTTGCTCCCAATACCCCTGGCGTATAAATTTCATAGAAACCAAGCCAACCCATGATTATGGCATGTGGATGACCATGCCCTCTGAGTCTATTCGGTGAAGCTATATAGACGGTTCCTTCAATCAATTCAGCCTTATGTATGTGAGGCATTGCCATATACCGGCGTTCAAATACGTCACGAGAAAGCCGATCGCCACTCTCTAGCGGTGGAATCTGAATTGGTGGCTTGAGCAGGTCTTGAGCAGCCATAATTCACCTCAAAGCAATTGCATCAATAGTCATAGCTATATCTTACTAGAGGAAAGCTCTCGAACGGTTAGAAATCTTACTTTAAGGAGTCTCTAATCCAGATTATGCGATTGTTTAGACGTTTAGAGGGGCATTGCATCCCCTCAGAATCAAGCAAAATGACGGTTTCCATTCTGCGAATAGACCCTCCGCAATTTTACTTGATTCTTTCACCCCCCGCCTAGTCGGCCTAGTCGCCAGAGGTTCAGAAGCAGCGCACCCCAAAAGGTGCTTGTTAAGAACCTCAAAACGAACTTAGGAGAGAAGACTATGTGTGAAGAAATCAAAATCTATGTTGCAGATCTGGCCGCGTACAACAATGGCAAGCTATATGGTGTCTGGATTAATGCCTGTCTTGACTTGGACGAAATCCAAGAGCAAATAAACATAATGCTGAGCAATAGCCCTGAAGATTGTGCAGAAGAATATGCCATACATGACTATGAAGGCTTTAACGGTTACGAACTGTCAGAATATACAGGTATAAAAACAGCACATGAAATTGCTTGTTTTATAGCAGAGTATCCCGACCTTGCCGGTGCATTACTCTGCCACTTTGGCGGTAGCATTGAAGAAGCTAGACAAGCCATAGAAGATAATTATGTCGGTTGCTATAAATCACTTGCAGATTATGCAGAAGAGCTAACTGATAGCATAGACCAGATTCCCGATAACATAGCTTACTATATTGACTATGAGCGCATGGGGCGCGATATGGAATTGAGTGGTGATATTTACACGATCGCCACCGCTTATGACGAAATTCATATTTTCTGGAGTCATTAACAGGGCGAAGCACTTCATTGGCAATAGATCTCAAAAAGGTCTATTGCTTTCCCCTATTTTCTCCACCACAGCTAATCAATCTTTGTTGTAAATAGATCAGCACCATACTTTTCAAAAAGTATTGCTTGCATCTCAATAAAAAACCCCGCCGCAAGCAGCGGGGTATTCAATTTATTGTATTGGGAATATCTCTAGTTGTCTGTTCTCATGCAACTTTTGATACCCTTTACCTTGCTCTTTAACATAATTTGTAATCATATTCTCATCGCCATGTTTGCCTACCGTACTGGCAAAATATCCATCACTCCAAAATTCACCGCCCCATAACTGACGCTTCACTTCTGGACATCTACTAAATATTTCTCTAGCACTTATACTCTTGATCACTCTCACAATTTTGGTAACACTGTATGTCGGCACTGATTGCACCAGCAGATGCACGTGATCGCCATCTGTTCCTATCTCTAGAAAATTGATTTGATATCGCTTTTCTATCTCCAGGCAAACCTCTTTTAAAACCTGGTCTACTTCCGGGCTAAACACTGCCCTTCTATACTTAGCTGGAAATACTAAGTGATATAACAAGACGCTTACATTATGACTTTTATGAATGTACTGGCTCACAAAAGTATATTACGCCGCAAGCGGCGGGGAATTAGACCCTATAGTGATTAAAAAAGTCATAATATTGGTACTATGAGTACCATAACTGAGCAGAAAATAAAGAAACTCTTGGATCAGTATAAACCTGGAACAGTATGTCTTGCCTCATGGCTGGAAGAGCTGGGCATATCCTACGATCTACAGAAACGCTACC
Proteins encoded in this window:
- the dcm gene encoding DNA (cytosine-5-)-methyltransferase; this encodes MYNCIDLFAGCGGMALGLKRSGFNHACLVELDRQAAQTLRANFDPATIVEADIIKLNREGYFAQFREQIDLLSAGPPCQSFSYAGNQRGLDDRRGQLVYETLNTIEQVQPKMVLIENVKHLSTINSGKVLKAILGRLHSLRYRTQWQILNANDYGVAQNRQRLIILATRKGWRIKLKYPTKYAYKPVLRDALQDCPTSDGVQYSSEKARVLDLVPPGGCWQALPVELQKQYMGKSFDTEGGKRGMARRLAWHEPSLTLLCSPAQKQTERCHPDHTRPLTVREYARIQGFPDSFVFTGSTYSRYRQIGNAVPVDLAEAIGKSIIRVIAGIECKYCHSQHVLHNGRRRGKQNYHCQDCDRQFIDSYSPKGYTEEVKQQCLHLYAKGMGFRAIERLTGVSHNSIINWVKKLG
- a CDS encoding metal-dependent hydrolase — encoded protein: MMATSHMPFALSCYWLFSLAIGRPVFILDSLVALFAGLLPDIDHPRSALGRKLPFISVPLSAIFGHREFTHSLLAVAIVTGALIYFLSDPRYSQWYWVITPLCIGYLSHILGDLLTPPGVPLLYPWKRKYTLNAFTTGDIKEKIAVGIFTLAVLLWGGIFQRFVNLAEASISFQLR
- a CDS encoding Uma2 family endonuclease: MAAQDLLKPPIQIPPLESGDRLSRDVFERRYMAMPHIHKAELIEGTVYIASPNRLRGHGHPHAIIMGWLGFYEIYTPGVLGANNTTVCLDLCNVLQPDGLLLFEQNGQSAISENDYVEGASELIVEVAASSASIDLHGKLEAYRRNQVQEYLVWQVYTNTFDWFYLIDSKYEQMPANPEGIICSEVFPGLWLDKHALLSGNMAKVLEVLQQGIATPEHQAFVEQLARANN
- a CDS encoding antirestriction protein ArdA translates to MCEEIKIYVADLAAYNNGKLYGVWINACLDLDEIQEQINIMLSNSPEDCAEEYAIHDYEGFNGYELSEYTGIKTAHEIACFIAEYPDLAGALLCHFGGSIEEARQAIEDNYVGCYKSLADYAEELTDSIDQIPDNIAYYIDYERMGRDMELSGDIYTIATAYDEIHIFWSH
- the tnpA gene encoding IS200/IS605 family transposase, coding for MSQYIHKSHNVSVLLYHLVFPAKYRRAVFSPEVDQVLKEVCLEIEKRYQINFLEIGTDGDHVHLLVQSVPTYSVTKIVRVIKSISAREIFSRCPEVKRQLWGGEFWSDGYFASTVGKHGDENMITNYVKEQGKGYQKLHENRQLEIFPIQ